Proteins encoded together in one Bradyrhizobium sp. CB82 window:
- a CDS encoding DUF3306 domain-containing protein, which yields MDEDKFLARWSRRKQAAKANAAPPATAIHEDVQSAPPPATSDDQAEFDLSSLPSIDTITSATDIKAFLRRGIPPELTRAALRRAWSADPAIREFVGLAENAWDFNDPNAMPGFGPLDCSNEQLAALIDRIVGVVREAAQTLPERSVEPEDSSAEPVANAAEPAVIESAPVAAQPAVTEEREHEAAPVRRRTHGGALPI from the coding sequence CTGGACGAGGACAAATTCCTGGCGCGCTGGTCTCGCCGCAAGCAGGCGGCGAAGGCGAATGCCGCGCCGCCGGCCACGGCAATTCACGAGGACGTGCAATCTGCACCGCCGCCGGCCACCAGCGACGACCAGGCCGAATTCGACCTATCGAGCCTGCCATCGATCGACACGATCACATCAGCAACCGACATCAAGGCATTCCTGCGCAGGGGGATTCCGCCGGAGCTGACACGTGCGGCGCTTCGTCGCGCCTGGAGCGCAGATCCTGCCATCCGAGAGTTCGTCGGACTTGCGGAGAACGCGTGGGACTTCAACGACCCGAACGCGATGCCGGGTTTTGGACCGCTTGACTGTTCCAACGAGCAACTGGCGGCACTCATTGACCGGATCGTTGGCGTCGTGCGCGAGGCGGCTCAAACGTTGCCGGAGAGATCGGTCGAACCCGAGGATTCTTCAGCCGAACCCGTTGCCAATGCGGCCGAGCCTGCTGTGATTGAGTCCGCTCCTGTTGCAGCGCAACCGGCGGTGACCGAGGAGAGGGAGCATGAAGCCGCGCCCGTGCGGCGTCGCACGCATGGCGGTGCGCTGCCAATCTAG
- a CDS encoding Cro/CI family transcriptional regulator, producing the protein MRDDGLDRAIDAAGGVAKLARKIGISQPSVSNWSKVPAQRVIAVEAATGVSRNDLRPDLYSEPLVSEELIDPVDAARSREYLLLATLLSAAPSEKLLDQLAALTGDATQLGRAHAALAVAAAGAVAAKVEREYFDLFVGLGRGELLPYASYYLTGFLNERPLSRLRADLTALGIQRVANGSEPEDHAAILCEIMAGLAGGRFEASSEAQRAFFEKHVAPWMGRLFADIESAESANFYRAVGALGRAFVEIETEAFTFAN; encoded by the coding sequence GTGCGAGATGATGGTCTCGATCGCGCCATTGACGCCGCCGGCGGCGTGGCCAAGCTCGCGCGCAAAATCGGCATCAGCCAACCCTCCGTCTCGAACTGGAGCAAGGTTCCTGCACAACGGGTGATTGCGGTCGAAGCCGCTACCGGCGTCTCGCGCAATGACTTGCGGCCGGATCTATACAGCGAGCCGCTCGTGTCCGAAGAGCTGATTGATCCCGTCGACGCGGCGCGCTCGCGCGAATATTTGCTGCTGGCCACGCTCTTATCCGCGGCGCCGTCAGAAAAGCTGCTTGATCAACTGGCTGCGTTGACCGGCGACGCGACGCAGCTTGGGCGGGCGCATGCTGCACTGGCCGTGGCCGCTGCCGGGGCGGTCGCAGCGAAGGTCGAACGCGAATATTTCGATCTGTTCGTTGGTCTCGGCCGCGGCGAGCTCTTACCTTATGCCTCCTACTATCTGACCGGCTTTCTCAACGAGCGGCCGCTGTCGCGCCTGCGTGCCGACCTCACCGCGCTCGGAATCCAGCGTGTTGCGAACGGTTCGGAGCCGGAGGATCACGCGGCCATCCTTTGCGAGATCATGGCAGGTCTTGCCGGGGGCCGCTTCGAGGCGTCGTCCGAAGCGCAGCGCGCCTTTTTCGAGAAACACGTCGCGCCCTGGATGGGGCGGCTGTTCGCCGATATCGAGAGCGCGGAGAGCGCCAACTTCTATCGTGCGGTCGGCGCACTCGGTCGCGCCTTTGTCGAGATTGAGACCGAAGCATTCACATTCGCCAACTGA
- a CDS encoding twin-arginine translocation signal domain-containing protein: MSEDRKTLVGRRGFLRKVGVGTVGAGATLATPLVGSAQADSETNDEKRKARYKESDHVKAFYRVNRYPAKGG, translated from the coding sequence ATGAGTGAAGACAGGAAAACCTTAGTCGGGCGCCGCGGCTTCCTGCGCAAGGTGGGCGTCGGCACGGTGGGCGCCGGCGCGACGCTCGCGACACCGCTGGTCGGGTCCGCGCAGGCCGACAGCGAGACCAACGATGAGAAGCGCAAGGCACGCTACAAGGAATCCGATCACGTCAAGGCCTTTTACCGCGTCAATCGCTATCCGGCTAAGGGAGGCTGA
- a CDS encoding formate dehydrogenase subunit alpha: protein MLIKRTHQHSLRHGSVAVSLATQAGGLDRRSFLRKSGLAGGALAALGTLPLGSVRKAEAAMAGPLTAGATVRKSICTHCAVGCTVTAEVSNGVWIGQEPSWDSPINRGSHCAKGASVRELVHSERRLRYPMKLVDGQWTRVSWETAINEIGDKLQAVREKSGPDSVYWLGSAKMTNEGAYLFRKLGAFWGTNNTDHQARICHSTTVTGVANTWGYGAMTNSYNDIRNAKTQVILGGNPAEAHPVSLQHLLEGKELQKANLIVIDPRLTRTAAHATEYVRMRPGTDIPVLYGMMWHILQNGWEDKEFIRQRVYGFDDLKKEVEKWPPEEVERVTGIPGEQLKRVAKMFATEKPATLIWAMGQTQKTVGTANVRASCIALLMTGNVGGAGKGANIFRGHDNVQGATDVGLDIVTLPFYYGLAEGAWKHWSRVWEVDYEFLKSRFDSKQIMETPGIPLTRWFEAVTLPKDQVAQKDNVKAVFVQGHASNSITRIPESLNGLKALELLVIADPHPTTWASLAVEAGRKDGVYILPVATQFECKGSRVASNRSLQWGEQIVKPVFESKDDLEVIYLMAKKLGFADQMFKKIKVENNLPEAEDVLREMNRGSWSTGYCGQSPERLKAHMKNQAKFDMLTMRAPKDDPEVGGDYYGLPWPCWGAPEVKHPGTPLLYNTNLHVMDGGGTFRPRFGLEREEKLPDGTTRKVSLLADGSYSLGSGIQDGYPEFTLAVLKKLGWDTELTEAEVAVINKISPANPDTVSWSLDLSGGIQRVALAHGCVPYGNGKARMNAFGLPDPIPVHREPIYTPRVDLVAKYPTLPDAKQFRMPNIGFSVQKAAVEKGIAKQFPLILSSGRLVEYEGGGEETRTNPWLAELQQDMFIEINPGDAADRGIKDGGWVWVTGAENNSRARMKALVTERVGKGVAWMPFHFGGWFAGKDLRSNYPKGTDPIVLGESANTITTYGYDPATGMQEPKVTLCQIAAA from the coding sequence GTGCTGATCAAGCGAACACACCAGCATTCCCTGCGCCACGGCTCGGTTGCCGTCTCCCTTGCAACTCAGGCCGGCGGCCTCGACCGCCGTAGTTTCCTGCGCAAATCCGGACTTGCGGGCGGCGCGCTCGCAGCACTTGGCACCCTGCCGCTCGGCAGCGTCCGCAAGGCGGAGGCGGCGATGGCCGGTCCGCTCACCGCGGGTGCAACCGTCCGCAAGAGCATTTGCACGCATTGTGCGGTCGGATGCACGGTGACGGCGGAAGTCTCGAACGGGGTGTGGATCGGCCAGGAGCCGAGCTGGGATTCCCCGATCAACCGTGGCTCGCATTGCGCCAAGGGAGCCTCCGTGCGCGAGCTCGTGCACAGCGAGCGGCGGCTGCGCTACCCGATGAAGCTCGTGGACGGGCAGTGGACGCGGGTATCTTGGGAGACCGCGATCAACGAGATCGGCGACAAGCTTCAAGCTGTGCGTGAGAAGTCGGGCCCCGATTCCGTCTATTGGCTCGGCTCGGCCAAAATGACCAACGAAGGCGCCTATTTGTTCCGCAAGCTCGGTGCGTTCTGGGGAACCAACAACACCGATCACCAGGCGCGCATCTGTCATTCAACCACCGTCACCGGCGTGGCCAACACCTGGGGCTACGGTGCTATGACCAACAGCTACAACGACATACGCAATGCGAAGACGCAAGTCATCCTGGGCGGCAATCCGGCCGAGGCGCATCCGGTCTCGCTACAGCATCTGCTCGAGGGCAAGGAGCTGCAAAAGGCCAACCTCATCGTCATTGACCCGCGCCTGACGCGCACGGCTGCACACGCGACGGAATATGTGCGAATGCGGCCTGGCACCGACATCCCAGTGCTCTACGGCATGATGTGGCACATCCTCCAGAACGGCTGGGAGGACAAGGAATTCATCCGGCAGCGCGTCTACGGTTTCGACGACCTGAAGAAAGAGGTTGAGAAGTGGCCTCCGGAAGAAGTCGAGCGTGTGACAGGCATTCCCGGCGAGCAGCTCAAGCGCGTCGCCAAGATGTTTGCCACGGAGAAGCCGGCTACGCTGATCTGGGCCATGGGCCAGACCCAGAAGACCGTTGGTACCGCCAACGTTCGGGCGAGCTGCATCGCACTGCTGATGACCGGAAATGTCGGCGGTGCGGGCAAGGGCGCCAACATCTTCCGTGGCCACGACAACGTGCAGGGCGCGACTGATGTCGGGCTCGATATCGTCACGTTGCCGTTCTACTACGGCCTCGCCGAAGGCGCCTGGAAGCATTGGTCGCGGGTTTGGGAGGTCGACTACGAATTCCTGAAGTCGCGCTTCGATTCCAAGCAGATCATGGAAACCCCCGGCATCCCGCTGACGCGCTGGTTTGAGGCGGTGACGCTGCCGAAGGATCAGGTCGCGCAGAAGGACAATGTGAAGGCGGTGTTCGTGCAGGGACACGCCTCCAACAGCATCACCCGCATTCCTGAATCCCTCAATGGCCTGAAGGCGCTTGAGTTGCTCGTGATCGCGGACCCGCATCCGACGACCTGGGCCTCGCTCGCGGTCGAAGCCGGACGCAAGGACGGCGTCTACATTCTTCCGGTTGCCACTCAATTCGAGTGCAAGGGATCGCGCGTGGCCTCAAACCGCTCGCTGCAATGGGGCGAGCAGATCGTGAAGCCGGTCTTCGAATCGAAGGACGATCTCGAGGTCATCTATCTGATGGCGAAGAAGCTCGGCTTCGCCGACCAAATGTTCAAGAAAATCAAGGTCGAGAACAATCTTCCTGAAGCAGAGGATGTCCTACGCGAGATGAACCGCGGCAGCTGGTCGACCGGCTATTGCGGGCAATCGCCCGAGCGCCTCAAGGCTCACATGAAGAACCAGGCCAAGTTCGACATGCTGACCATGCGGGCGCCGAAGGACGATCCCGAGGTCGGCGGCGATTATTACGGTCTGCCGTGGCCGTGCTGGGGAGCACCCGAGGTCAAGCATCCCGGCACGCCATTGCTGTACAATACCAATTTGCATGTGATGGACGGTGGCGGCACGTTCCGGCCACGCTTCGGTCTCGAGCGCGAGGAAAAGCTGCCGGACGGCACGACGCGGAAAGTGAGCCTGCTCGCGGATGGCTCATACTCGCTAGGGTCGGGAATCCAGGATGGCTACCCGGAATTTACGCTGGCGGTTCTGAAGAAGCTCGGCTGGGACACCGAGCTCACCGAAGCTGAAGTGGCCGTGATCAACAAGATCAGTCCGGCCAATCCGGACACGGTGTCGTGGTCGCTCGACCTGTCGGGCGGCATCCAGCGCGTCGCGCTGGCGCATGGCTGCGTTCCCTATGGCAACGGCAAGGCGCGCATGAATGCGTTCGGCTTGCCCGATCCGATTCCGGTTCACCGCGAGCCAATCTACACGCCGCGCGTCGACCTCGTTGCCAAATATCCGACGCTGCCGGACGCCAAGCAGTTCCGCATGCCCAATATCGGTTTCTCCGTGCAGAAGGCGGCGGTGGAAAAGGGTATCGCCAAGCAATTTCCGCTCATCCTGTCGTCCGGCCGTCTGGTCGAATATGAGGGCGGCGGCGAGGAGACACGCACCAACCCGTGGCTCGCCGAATTGCAGCAGGACATGTTCATCGAGATCAATCCTGGCGATGCCGCCGATCGCGGCATCAAGGACGGCGGCTGGGTTTGGGTCACCGGCGCTGAGAACAATTCCAGGGCGCGAATGAAGGCGCTCGTCACCGAGCGGGTCGGCAAGGGCGTGGCCTGGATGCCTTTCCACTTCGGCGGTTGGTTCGCGGGCAAGGATCTGCGCAGCAACTACCCGAAGGGCACCGACCCGATTGTGCTCGGCGAAAGCGCCAACACGATCACCACCTACGGCTACGATCCCGCGACGGGCATGCAGGAGCCCAAGGTCACTCTCTGCCAGATCGCGGCGGCATAA
- the fdh3B gene encoding formate dehydrogenase FDH3 subunit beta — protein sequence MARMKFLCDADRCIECNACVTACKNEHEVPWGINRRRVVTINDGKPGERSVSMACMHCTDAPCAAVCPVNCFYTTADGVVLHSKDLCIGCGYCFYACPFGAPQYPKVGNFGSRGKMDKCTYCAGGPEADGSKEEYEKYGANRLAEGKLPLCAEMCSTKSLLAGDGEIIAQIYKERVMKRGYGSGAWGWKTAYRETIES from the coding sequence ATGGCACGTATGAAATTTCTCTGCGACGCCGACCGTTGCATCGAATGCAATGCCTGCGTCACCGCTTGCAAGAACGAGCACGAGGTGCCCTGGGGCATCAACCGACGCCGTGTCGTCACCATCAATGACGGCAAACCTGGCGAACGATCGGTCTCGATGGCCTGCATGCACTGCACCGATGCCCCCTGTGCGGCGGTCTGCCCGGTGAACTGCTTCTACACCACCGCCGATGGCGTGGTGCTGCACTCCAAGGACCTCTGCATCGGCTGCGGTTATTGCTTCTACGCCTGTCCGTTCGGCGCGCCGCAATATCCCAAGGTCGGCAACTTCGGCTCGCGCGGCAAGATGGACAAATGCACCTATTGCGCCGGAGGCCCCGAGGCCGACGGCAGCAAGGAGGAGTACGAGAAGTACGGCGCCAACCGGCTCGCCGAAGGCAAGCTGCCGCTGTGTGCCGAGATGTGCTCCACGAAATCGCTGCTCGCCGGCGATGGCGAGATCATAGCGCAGATCTACAAGGAGCGCGTGATGAAGCGCGGCTACGGATCGGGCGCATGGGGCTGGAAGACGGCCTATCGTGAGACGATCGAGTCCTGA
- a CDS encoding formate dehydrogenase subunit gamma — protein MASFGKFIRPAFGAWALLLLVMAAPVPVSAQQINPTASSVKEQQLLQEFDRIQGRVSIPDQRSSVLVQPQGREWREFRTVILRWIGGVAIIGMLAVLVIFYLTRGMVRLESGRSGRSIVRFNAFERFVHWMTATCFIILAISGLNVTFGRPLLLPLIGLEGFSEWSQWAKYAHNYLSFPFTIGVVLIFLMWIGGNIPNKVDVEWMKRGGGIVGHDHPPAYRFNAGQKAIYWIVVIGGGLVAASGYVLMFPFYTTGIEGMQMAQIVHAVIAVLFIAAMLAHIYIGTLGMEGAFEAMGSGEVDVNWAREHHSLWADEELARTGPNGSQRQPRHAASAAE, from the coding sequence ATGGCGTCATTTGGAAAGTTCATTCGGCCGGCCTTCGGCGCCTGGGCTCTGCTCCTGCTCGTCATGGCGGCGCCTGTCCCGGTGAGCGCCCAGCAGATCAATCCGACCGCGAGCTCGGTGAAGGAGCAGCAGCTGTTGCAGGAATTCGACCGCATCCAGGGCCGGGTCAGCATCCCGGACCAGCGGTCAAGCGTGCTCGTGCAGCCGCAGGGGCGCGAATGGCGCGAATTCCGCACCGTGATACTGCGCTGGATCGGCGGCGTTGCGATCATCGGCATGCTCGCCGTGCTCGTGATCTTCTATCTCACGCGCGGCATGGTTCGTCTCGAAAGCGGCCGGTCGGGCCGCTCCATCGTGCGCTTCAACGCCTTTGAGCGTTTCGTGCATTGGATGACCGCCACCTGCTTCATCATTCTGGCGATCTCAGGCCTGAACGTCACTTTCGGGCGACCACTGCTCTTGCCGCTGATCGGTCTCGAAGGCTTCTCCGAATGGTCGCAATGGGCGAAGTATGCCCACAATTACCTGAGCTTCCCGTTCACCATCGGAGTCGTGCTGATCTTTCTGATGTGGATCGGCGGCAACATCCCGAACAAGGTGGACGTCGAGTGGATGAAACGAGGTGGCGGCATCGTCGGGCATGATCATCCGCCGGCCTATCGGTTCAACGCCGGCCAGAAGGCAATCTACTGGATCGTGGTGATAGGCGGCGGTCTGGTCGCCGCGAGCGGCTATGTCCTCATGTTCCCGTTCTACACCACGGGGATTGAGGGCATGCAGATGGCTCAGATCGTTCACGCCGTCATTGCCGTTCTGTTTATCGCCGCGATGCTGGCGCACATCTATATCGGCACCCTCGGCATGGAAGGTGCCTTCGAGGCGATGGGATCGGGCGAGGTAGACGTCAATTGGGCACGCGAGCATCACAGCCTGTGGGCGGACGAGGAACTGGCGCGCACGGGTCCGAACGGCAGTCAAAGACAGCCGCGCCACGCAGCCTCCGCGGCGGAGTAG
- a CDS encoding BtpA/SgcQ family protein translates to MQWLEETFHVDKPIIAMCHLQALPGDPGYDAAGGMRKVIEMALADLDHLQNGGVDAVMFSNEFSLPYLTKVRPETTVAMARVIGELGRFIKVPFGVNVLWDPIASIDLAAATGASFIREIMSGVYASDFGLWNTNVGETARHKARLAPKLRLLFNIVPEAAAYLGDRSIADIARSTAFNNRPDAICVSGLTAGAETDTHVVSTVKKAVPGTAVLCNTGCRLDNIERQLAVSDGAVVGSTFKVDGVFENPVDPARVRVFMEKVRAIRSAARAVV, encoded by the coding sequence ATGCAGTGGCTCGAGGAAACCTTTCATGTCGACAAGCCGATCATCGCCATGTGCCACTTGCAGGCATTGCCGGGCGATCCCGGATACGATGCGGCCGGCGGCATGAGGAAAGTGATCGAAATGGCCCTTGCCGATCTCGACCATCTTCAGAACGGTGGTGTCGACGCAGTAATGTTTTCCAACGAATTCAGTCTGCCTTACCTGACCAAGGTACGCCCCGAAACCACAGTGGCCATGGCACGCGTCATCGGTGAGCTCGGGCGCTTCATCAAAGTGCCATTTGGCGTCAACGTCTTGTGGGATCCCATTGCTTCGATCGATCTCGCGGCCGCCACCGGCGCAAGCTTCATCCGCGAGATCATGAGCGGGGTATACGCCAGCGATTTCGGGCTCTGGAACACCAATGTCGGTGAAACGGCGCGTCACAAGGCAAGGCTCGCCCCTAAGCTCAGGCTTCTATTCAACATCGTGCCCGAAGCCGCCGCCTATCTGGGCGATCGCTCGATTGCAGATATCGCCCGCTCGACTGCGTTCAACAACCGGCCTGACGCCATCTGCGTATCGGGCCTCACTGCTGGTGCCGAAACGGATACCCACGTCGTTTCCACGGTCAAGAAGGCCGTGCCGGGTACGGCCGTGCTTTGCAATACGGGTTGCCGGCTCGACAATATCGAACGCCAGCTCGCTGTTTCGGACGGGGCAGTCGTGGGATCGACATTCAAGGTCGACGGCGTCTTCGAAAATCCGGTCGATCCGGCGCGTGTTAGGGTCTTCATGGAAAAGGTTAGGGCGATCCGCTCTGCCGCGCGCGCGGTCGTTTGA
- a CDS encoding M20/M25/M40 family metallo-hydrolase: MVHGAGSIQIDEQQRSFGGPDWIQVTIDQRSLARIETWTKELCLISGLSGYEDPVSDYIRAVYSDRRVESHGDAFGNLTLTVKGTDPAAPSVMVFAHTDQLGLLVRRIEANGFVRVERLGGVPERVLPGLRVVITNKEGKQVPCVVGIKAHHATPQDEKSQVLGCDKLFLDLGAQSAEEVRALGVEIGAPVTYRPCFERLAGTRVSGTAIDDRAGCAALMDLVQRVLDEPVPATLHAVFSVQEEFNLRGAMLAAQRLRPDAAISIDIMVASDTPDLAERGELQLGSGPALGLYSFHGRGTLNGTLAHPALLNHLVETASRVGIPIQRSAHTGCLTDSSYVQLVGEGIPSIDIGYPTRYTHAPIETCDLADLEQIAALLALALRDMKAGFSFERRRYRCAIS, from the coding sequence GTGGTCCACGGCGCCGGCTCGATCCAGATTGATGAACAGCAAAGGTCCTTTGGCGGACCGGATTGGATCCAAGTGACGATTGACCAACGCAGCCTCGCCCGCATCGAGACATGGACCAAAGAACTCTGCCTGATATCCGGTCTTTCCGGCTACGAAGATCCGGTGAGCGACTATATCCGGGCCGTCTATTCCGACCGCCGCGTCGAGAGTCACGGCGATGCGTTCGGGAATCTGACCCTGACGGTGAAGGGGACGGACCCCGCAGCTCCATCAGTGATGGTCTTCGCCCATACCGATCAGCTTGGCCTTTTGGTACGGCGGATTGAAGCGAACGGCTTCGTTCGGGTGGAGCGGCTTGGGGGGGTGCCAGAACGTGTGCTGCCGGGCCTGCGCGTGGTCATCACGAACAAAGAGGGCAAGCAGGTTCCCTGCGTCGTCGGCATCAAGGCGCACCACGCCACGCCGCAGGACGAAAAGAGCCAGGTGCTCGGCTGTGACAAGCTCTTCCTCGATCTCGGCGCCCAATCGGCGGAAGAGGTGCGCGCCCTCGGCGTCGAAATCGGGGCGCCCGTCACCTACCGCCCCTGTTTCGAACGGCTGGCCGGCACGCGTGTGTCCGGAACGGCGATCGACGACCGCGCCGGCTGCGCCGCACTAATGGACCTCGTGCAGCGAGTTTTGGATGAACCCGTTCCGGCGACGCTGCATGCGGTCTTTTCGGTCCAGGAGGAGTTCAACCTGCGCGGCGCCATGCTTGCGGCCCAGCGTCTGAGGCCGGATGCCGCCATTTCGATCGACATCATGGTCGCCTCCGATACGCCTGATCTCGCGGAGCGCGGCGAATTGCAGCTTGGCAGCGGGCCGGCGCTTGGCCTTTACAGCTTCCACGGGCGCGGCACGCTCAATGGCACGCTTGCTCATCCCGCGCTGCTCAACCATCTTGTGGAGACGGCAAGCCGTGTCGGCATACCGATCCAGCGCAGCGCTCATACCGGCTGCCTCACGGATTCCTCCTACGTGCAGCTCGTGGGCGAAGGAATTCCCTCCATCGATATCGGTTATCCGACGCGTTACACGCATGCGCCGATCGAAACCTGCGATCTGGCCGATCTGGAACAGATAGCGGCGCTGCTGGCCTTGGCTCTGCGTGATATGAAAGCGGGTTTCTCCTTCGAACGGAGGAGATATAGATGCGCTATCTCCTAG